A section of the Myxocyprinus asiaticus isolate MX2 ecotype Aquarium Trade chromosome 22, UBuf_Myxa_2, whole genome shotgun sequence genome encodes:
- the LOC127412626 gene encoding phospholipase A and acyltransferase 3-like → MSGFVSNPVQLFAEVAMAPTKYDVKPEPGDLIEIFRVGYQHWAIYVGDGYVIHLAPPSEHAQAGASSIMSVLYDRAIVKKEELWSVVGNDKYNINNLLDDKYEPRLVRDIIQEAQSLLGKELPYCVFRGNCEHFVTELRYGKPQSRQVRKAVEMGVGFGLAAMIGFGVLAIAADIFGSKDKEKQTQ, encoded by the exons ATGTCAG GATTCGTATCAAACCCAGTACAGCTGTTTGCTGAGGTTGCCATGGCGCCGACTAAG TATGATGTGAAGCCGGAGCCTGGAGATCTCATTGAAATCTTCAGAGTTGGATACCAGCACTGGGCTATTTATGTGGGTGATGGTTATGTCATTCATCTGGCTCCACCCT CTGAGCATGCTCAAGCTGGGGCCTCCAGTATTATGTCTGTATTGTATGACAGAGCCATAGTGAAGAAAGAGGAACTTTGGAGTGTAGTTGGCAATGATAAGTACAATATCAACAACCTTCTGGATGACAAATATGAGCCTCGGCTGGTCAGAGATATCATACAAGAGGCCCAGAGTCTTTTGGGAAAGGAACTTCCGTATTGTGTGTTTAGAGGGAACTGTGAGCACTTcgttacagagctgagatacggGAAGCCACAGTCTCGCCAG GTGCGAAAAGCGGTGGAGATGGGTGTTGGATTTGGCCTTGCTGCAATGATTGGCTTTGGAGTTCTCGCAATTGCTGCAGACATATTTGGTTCAAAAGACAAAGAGAAGCAGACGCAGTGA